A region of Saccharococcus thermophilus DNA encodes the following proteins:
- the motA gene encoding flagellar motor stator protein MotA, whose product MDKTSIIGILLGIIAIGVGMYFKGVHPSVLINPAAILIIIVGTIASVTIAFPTREIKKVPKLLGVIFKEQNIPTIEELIPLFVDWANVARREGLLALEAKLEEIDDPFLRNGLSMAIDGQTQDFIRDVMTEEIEAMQERHEANAAIFSQAGTYAPTLGVLGAVIGLIAALGNIDNISELGKAISAAFVATLLGIFTGYVLWHPFANKLRRKSKEEAKIRQVMIEGVLSILEGQAPRTIEQKLASYLPKTERKKLAEQGEQSNE is encoded by the coding sequence TTGGATAAAACATCTATTATTGGCATTCTTCTTGGCATTATCGCGATTGGCGTTGGAATGTACTTTAAAGGCGTCCATCCAAGCGTATTAATTAACCCGGCGGCGATTTTAATTATTATCGTCGGAACGATCGCTTCTGTTACCATCGCGTTTCCAACCCGCGAAATTAAAAAAGTGCCTAAACTATTGGGGGTCATTTTTAAAGAGCAAAATATTCCAACGATTGAAGAGCTGATTCCTTTGTTTGTCGACTGGGCGAACGTGGCCCGCCGCGAAGGATTGCTCGCTTTGGAAGCAAAACTGGAGGAAATCGACGACCCGTTTTTGCGGAACGGCTTAAGCATGGCGATCGACGGACAAACGCAAGATTTTATCCGCGATGTCATGACCGAAGAAATTGAAGCGATGCAAGAACGCCATGAAGCAAATGCAGCTATCTTTTCACAAGCAGGTACATATGCGCCGACGCTTGGGGTGCTTGGAGCGGTCATTGGGCTTATTGCGGCGTTGGGCAATATTGATAACATCAGCGAACTCGGCAAGGCAATTAGCGCGGCGTTTGTCGCGACCTTACTCGGGATTTTCACTGGATATGTACTATGGCACCCGTTTGCCAACAAATTAAGAAGAAAATCCAAAGAAGAGGCAAAAATACGCCAAGTGATGATTGAAGGGGTGCTTTCTATTTTGGAAGGACAAGCACCGCGAACGATTGAACAAAAACTTGCTTCCTATCTGCCGAAAACAGAGCGCAAGAAACTTGCAGAACAGGGAGAACAAAGCAATGAGTAA
- the pssA gene encoding CDP-diacylglycerol--serine O-phosphatidyltransferase, producing the protein MFLSDYLDYTLKKLKANMANILTLTNLSLGGFSVLTTLKGQLHVSLLLVFLAAFVDRFDGAVARKLNIESELGKQLDSMSDIISFGVAPALLMYQGLLYEFGAPGAFFTILYIGCGAFRLARFNITENNGYFSGLPITAAGVLLTLSYLTIDYFPPQFFIFLMITLSFLMVGTFKLKKI; encoded by the coding sequence ATGTTTTTATCGGATTATTTAGATTACACATTAAAAAAATTAAAAGCAAATATGGCAAACATTTTAACGCTGACGAATTTATCGCTTGGGGGCTTCTCTGTCCTAACGACGTTGAAAGGACAGCTTCATGTCAGCCTGCTGCTTGTTTTTTTAGCAGCTTTCGTTGATCGCTTTGATGGAGCTGTCGCCCGCAAGCTGAACATCGAATCCGAACTTGGCAAGCAATTGGACTCGATGAGCGATATCATATCCTTTGGCGTAGCTCCCGCTTTGTTAATGTATCAAGGCTTGCTGTACGAATTTGGCGCACCTGGTGCGTTTTTCACGATTCTATATATCGGCTGCGGTGCCTTCCGTCTTGCGCGGTTCAATATTACAGAAAATAACGGCTATTTTTCCGGACTTCCCATTACGGCAGCAGGAGTGCTGTTGACGTTAAGCTATTTAACAATTGATTACTTCCCCCCACAATTTTTTATTTTCCTCATGATCACCTTATCGTTTTTAATGGTCGGAACGTTTAAATTGAAAAAAATATAA
- a CDS encoding phosphatidylserine decarboxylase produces MLKWLYRLMIELTNHWLSSKIIAIFTKSRFSAVLIPSYAKIYNINQEEMEKNLKNYKTLQQLFVRRLKAGTRPIDETENSVISPVDAIIEDIGTIHENSEIVVKDKTYSIAEMLGSSEAAKKYLNGLFIILYLSPSHYHRIHSPISGIVQKQWTLGKKSYPVNRLGMKYGKRPLSKNYRVITEVCANGKHIAIVKIGAMFVNSIELTHVSKQLTKGQEIAYFSFGSTVVLLFEKDSIELDERIVVPMGIKVGERLGYLK; encoded by the coding sequence TTGTTAAAATGGTTGTATCGATTGATGATTGAATTAACGAATCATTGGCTTTCGTCAAAAATAATTGCCATTTTTACGAAGTCCCGTTTTAGTGCGGTACTTATTCCATCGTATGCAAAAATTTATAATATTAATCAAGAAGAAATGGAAAAAAACTTAAAAAATTATAAAACATTGCAACAATTGTTTGTTCGCAGGCTAAAAGCAGGGACAAGACCGATTGACGAAACCGAAAACAGTGTGATTAGCCCAGTGGATGCCATTATTGAAGACATTGGCACCATTCATGAAAATAGCGAGATCGTTGTGAAAGACAAAACGTATTCGATTGCCGAAATGCTTGGCAGCAGCGAAGCCGCCAAAAAATATTTAAATGGATTATTTATTATTTTGTATTTAAGCCCTAGCCATTATCATCGCATTCACAGTCCAATATCTGGAATCGTGCAAAAGCAATGGACGCTCGGAAAAAAATCGTATCCCGTTAATCGTCTCGGTATGAAATACGGGAAGCGGCCGTTATCAAAAAACTACCGCGTAATTACAGAAGTATGTGCAAACGGGAAGCACATCGCAATTGTAAAAATAGGAGCGATGTTTGTGAATAGTATTGAGCTTACTCATGTAAGCAAACAGCTGACGAAAGGACAGGAAATTGCCTACTTTTCTTTTGGCTCTACCGTCGTTTTATTATTTGAAAAAGACAGCATTGAGCTTGATGAACGAATTGTCGTGCCAATGGGAATTAAAGTTGGGGAACGGCTTGGGTACCTAAAATAA
- the motB gene encoding flagellar motor protein MotB, protein MSKKKKQKQEERINESWLIPYSDLLTLLLALFIVLFASSQIDQKKFQQIARSFNTAFVGGTGVLDFESPIEPKQPPAQTKQENKQLQEKKKEALDKQDQEELQDVKEKIDGYIMQKHLNGKLQTSLTDEGLAITILNDILFDSGSAEVRVKDRRLAKEISELLVMNPPHNIIVSGHTDNVPIHNAKFASNWELSVMRAVNFMKVLLENPKLDPRSFSAKGYGEFKPVASNATPEGRMKNRRVEILILPRTETSR, encoded by the coding sequence ATGAGTAAGAAAAAAAAGCAAAAACAGGAAGAACGTATTAACGAATCGTGGCTAATTCCGTACTCGGATTTATTAACGTTATTGCTCGCTCTGTTTATCGTTTTGTTTGCAAGCAGCCAAATCGACCAAAAAAAGTTCCAGCAAATTGCTCGTTCCTTTAACACAGCGTTCGTCGGTGGAACAGGGGTGCTTGATTTCGAAAGCCCAATCGAACCAAAGCAGCCGCCTGCGCAGACAAAACAGGAAAACAAGCAACTACAAGAGAAAAAGAAAGAAGCGCTTGATAAACAAGACCAAGAAGAACTGCAGGATGTAAAAGAAAAAATTGATGGGTATATCATGCAAAAACATTTAAACGGGAAATTGCAAACTTCTCTAACGGACGAAGGATTGGCGATCACGATCTTAAACGATATTTTATTTGATTCAGGGAGTGCGGAAGTTCGGGTAAAAGACCGGCGCCTCGCAAAAGAAATTTCCGAGCTGCTCGTGATGAATCCGCCTCACAATATTATTGTTAGCGGGCATACGGATAACGTGCCAATTCATAATGCAAAGTTTGCTTCCAACTGGGAGCTAAGCGTCATGCGGGCAGTAAACTTTATGAAAGTATTGCTGGAAAATCCAAAGCTTGATCCACGCTCCTTTAGCGCAAAAGGATATGGGGAATTTAAACCAGTGGCGTCAAATGCCACTCCCGAAGGGCGAATGAAAAACCGGCGCGTCGAAATTTTAATTTTGCCGCGTACGGAAACTTCCCGATAG